In the genome of Arthrobacter sp. PAMC25284, the window TGCAGCGGAGTGAGGACGGTGGAGACGTAGCGTTCGACGCCGGCCGACAGCCCGTTCCAGCCGGGATAGATGTCCTCCAGATGGAAGAGTGAGACCTTGTGGTGCTCGCGGAGGCGTGCGGCCAGTTCAATGGCCAGAGTGGTTTTCCCGGAGCCTGACCTCCCGTCGATGGCGATGATGACGGGTGCTGGGTTCATGAAGTAGAGCGTACCTGCTGCCCTGCGTTGTCCTGCTGCTGGTCCGGTCGTTCCAGCTCCGCCCGGACGTGCGCCACGATTCCCGGGACCGAGGCGCGGATGAGGTCCCACGTGTTGTCAAAGTCCGTGTGGCCGCCGAACCACGGGTCCTCGATGCCCTGGTCCAGCGGGTCCTTGCCGGCGACGGCGGGATCAAAGCTTCGCAGCATGCGGATCCTGGCCATGGATTGCGGGTCTGGCGCCGCCTGCCGGAGCCAGCCATAGTGGTCCACGTCGAGGGCCAGAATCAGCTCACGGCCGGCGAACCATTCAGGACGCCATTCGCGGGCGACGTGGGACCGGGAGGCGATGCCGTGGGTCAGGAGCTTGCGCGCGGCCCGCGGATCAATCGGACGGCCGGCTTCATAGGATGTTGTGCCGGCTGAATCCACGACAGCTCCGGTGAGACGTTCGGCGGCCAAAGCCTCCGCCAGCATCAGCTCGGCCATCGGCGACCGGCAGATATTTCCGGTGCAGACGGTGATGATCCGAAACTGTCTCGACGTTGAACTCATGTGCTTAAGCATGAATCATGCCGGTCCTCGTGGCCAGCGCCCCCGGAAAAGGGTATCCGTGATCCACGCCCCCGGTATGGCTGCCTTCGCCTGCAACAGTGGCTGTGATAGCTCCCACGTCCTGTCAGCACTCGCCGGGGACGGGCGGCGGGCCGGGGCGCCCGTCCGTCAGTGAATCAGCGCCAGCAGGACACCGACGCCGACGAACAGCACCCCAAACGTCCGGTTCAGGATCAGTTGCCCGCGGGCGTCGTGGGTGAAGCGCCGGAAGGACTTGGCCGCCGCGGCAAAGAAGAACCACATCACCAGGATGTCGATCGCGATCACTGTGACGGCGAGGATCATGTACTGCCCCAGCAGCGGCTGCTCGGGACGAATGAACTGGGGCGTGAAGGCCAGGAAAAAGACGATCGCCTTCGGATTGAGCAGGTTGACCCACAGGCCGCGGCGGAACATGGAGAACGCCGGTTCGTTGCGCAGCGTGGCGGCCGTCTCCTGGTCCAGGTCCGGTTTCTGCAGGAACTGCCGGATGCCCAGATAGACCAGGTATGCGGCCCCGGCATAACGGATGACGTTGAAGGCCACAGGAGAGCTCGCGACGAGGACACCGACACCCAGCGCGACGACCACGATGTGTACCACCAGCGCGGCCTGCTGGCCAAGGATGCCCCAGATGGAACGGCGGAATCCCGAGTTCAACGAATTGCTCATGGTGTTGATGGCGCCTGCGCCGGGAGTGAAGCTGATCAGGGCGCCGGCGCCGGCCAGGGCCAGCCAAAGGGAGGGTTGCACCAGATGAGTCTACTGTCCGGGCCGTGGTTGGTTGGCTGGGAGTCAGTTGCCGCGGGGCGGCGGCGACGCCGCACACACGGTGCCGCGCACACGGTGCCGGTCTGCATGGTCAAGCCGCACATTCCGTTTGCCCCAAGTGGCCGTTTTCGGGTGCCGGTTCCGGCCATCTCCGTCAAATCCCGAGCGGCGGCGGATTTTAGCCCCGGGCGAGCACTTCGCCGTTGGGGATGAGGAACCAGCCGTCGTCCGTGGATCCCCACCGGTGCCAGCCCGCCGAAATCCGGGCCAGGTCCGCCGCGTTGGCGAATCCGTATTCAAGCGCCTGATCCGCGAAAGCAGAGTGCAGTACCCGCTCACCCCACACCCGCGCCTGCCAGCGGCGCTGCTGGCCCGTGGCGTAGAGCCAGTTACTGCTTGATGGTGCGACATCCGTGAAGCCGGCGGCCTGCGCCCAGGACACCAGGCGCCGGCCGGCGTCGGGCTCGGCCCCGTTACGGCGCGCGATCCGCTGGTAAAGCTCCATCCATTCGTCCAGTTCCGGGAGGGCCGGGTACCAGCTCATTCCATGAAAGTCGGCGTCGCGCACGGCCACGACCCCGCCTGCCCTCGCCACCCGGCGCATCTGGCGCAAAGCGGCCACCGGGTCGGTCAAATGCTGCAGGACCTGGTGTGCGTGGACGACGTCGAACGAGTCATCCTCGAAGTCGAGACTGTAGATGTTGCCGGCCGCGAACCCGACGTTTTGCATGCCACGCTCGACCGCGAGGGCGGCTGCCTGGGCGACCACCTCGGGGGATCGGTCCAGCCCGGTAACCCGGCCCGGGGCGACGAGTCCGGCGAAATCGCACGTGATACTGCCCGGACCGCAGCCGACGTCGAGCACGGTGGCCCCCGGGGTGAGGTAGGGGACAACGAACGCGGCGGAGTTCTCCGCCGTCCGGGAGGCGTGGGCCCGGACCACCGACTCGTGATGGCCATGGCTGTAGACGTCGTCAGGCTGCTCCTCGCTCATAGGGGAACGTTACTCCTTCGCGCCGGCAAAATGCCGTGTCCTGCCGCGGACTTTATTCAGGCGGTGCCCGGCGCCGATTCGCCGCGCGGGTACTCATCGGGTCCTCTTCCGGCGGCTTCCTGCCCGGCCGCCAGGGTCGCGTCGATCATGGACGTCATGAACCGGGTGACGATCTCCAGTTCCCCGGGTGAGTACGCGCCCATCGCGGCGCCCATATGGCGGGCAAGCGGGAGGAACATGGCTCCGCCGTCCTGGTAGGCCTTGGCTGTCATCCGCAGCTGGACCTGGCGCCGGTCCGGCCCCTGGCGTTCGCGGAGCACATGGCCTGAGGCGTGCAGCCTGTCGATCAGCGCGGTCGTGGCAGGGGAGCTGAGGTTGAGTTCTTTCCGGAGCACGCCTGGCGTGACTATTTCGCCCCGGGCGGTATGGCGCATGATGACGGCGAGGGCATTCATGTCAGTCCGGTGCATATCATTCCGGCCGCCGGCGGCGTCCACGTAGCGGTTCGCTTCCAGGGTGAACTCCTGCAGGATCCGGACCAGTGGCGGCGGCCCTCCGGTCTCCGGTTGTCCCGGTGTCTCTGACATGGCGAGCCTCCTTTCGACGGTAATTGTTGCTGCGGCTCCAAAAGTGCGCCCTTGCGGATTTTACTTCAGCCGGCTGGAACTGACGTGCGCGCCATCGTCTCCCGATATATGCCTGAAGTCTTATTCGCCAGATTCCCTCAGGGGTTTATCTCCATATTGGAGATAGTCTACTATGAAGATGATTTTACTCTTCCGATGACGATCCAAGAAGGACCCATGACTACGAAACCTCCTACCGCGACGCGGGTCCCGTTCTGGTTGCGCTGGCTGGTGCCGGTGCTGCTGGTTGTGACATGGCTGGCTATCGCCGGCATCGGTGGCCCCACCTTCGGACGTCTGAGCGAAGTCTCCA includes:
- a CDS encoding low molecular weight protein-tyrosine-phosphatase is translated as MSSTSRQFRIITVCTGNICRSPMAELMLAEALAAERLTGAVVDSAGTTSYEAGRPIDPRAARKLLTHGIASRSHVAREWRPEWFAGRELILALDVDHYGWLRQAAPDPQSMARIRMLRSFDPAVAGKDPLDQGIEDPWFGGHTDFDNTWDLIRASVPGIVAHVRAELERPDQQQDNAGQQVRSTS
- a CDS encoding LysE family transporter, giving the protein MQPSLWLALAGAGALISFTPGAGAINTMSNSLNSGFRRSIWGILGQQAALVVHIVVVALGVGVLVASSPVAFNVIRYAGAAYLVYLGIRQFLQKPDLDQETAATLRNEPAFSMFRRGLWVNLLNPKAIVFFLAFTPQFIRPEQPLLGQYMILAVTVIAIDILVMWFFFAAAAKSFRRFTHDARGQLILNRTFGVLFVGVGVLLALIH
- a CDS encoding methyltransferase domain-containing protein, coding for MSEEQPDDVYSHGHHESVVRAHASRTAENSAAFVVPYLTPGATVLDVGCGPGSITCDFAGLVAPGRVTGLDRSPEVVAQAAALAVERGMQNVGFAAGNIYSLDFEDDSFDVVHAHQVLQHLTDPVAALRQMRRVARAGGVVAVRDADFHGMSWYPALPELDEWMELYQRIARRNGAEPDAGRRLVSWAQAAGFTDVAPSSSNWLYATGQQRRWQARVWGERVLHSAFADQALEYGFANAADLARISAGWHRWGSTDDGWFLIPNGEVLARG
- a CDS encoding MarR family winged helix-turn-helix transcriptional regulator; its protein translation is MSETPGQPETGGPPPLVRILQEFTLEANRYVDAAGGRNDMHRTDMNALAVIMRHTARGEIVTPGVLRKELNLSSPATTALIDRLHASGHVLRERQGPDRRQVQLRMTAKAYQDGGAMFLPLARHMGAAMGAYSPGELEIVTRFMTSMIDATLAAGQEAAGRGPDEYPRGESAPGTA